One window of Psychrobacillus sp. FSL H8-0483 genomic DNA carries:
- a CDS encoding chemotaxis protein — MSDHKGILLESGTNELEIVEFQVGSNNFGINVIKVKEIIQPIAVTYIPHAHPHVEGIVQLRGEVLPVVNMSKVLGLPAINSEQEKYIVAEFNKQRVVFHVDNVTQIHRISWNQIEKPSNIYQGGTSHVIGVIKRDDVMILLLDFEKIIVDINPESGINVDSVKKLGHRERSNKKIVVAEDSPLLRKLLHDTLNEAGYVNLEFFENGKDTLNYLEQLEKVSPDISEHVQIVVTDIEMPQMDGHALTRNIKENSHLSKLPVLIFSSLITDDLRHKGDQVGAEDQISKPEIAELVLKIDKFIL, encoded by the coding sequence GTGAGTGACCATAAAGGAATATTACTGGAAAGTGGAACAAATGAGTTAGAAATAGTGGAATTTCAAGTAGGATCTAATAACTTTGGAATTAATGTTATTAAAGTAAAAGAAATCATTCAACCAATTGCTGTCACATATATTCCACATGCACATCCACATGTAGAAGGTATCGTTCAACTCCGTGGGGAAGTATTACCAGTTGTTAATATGAGTAAAGTTCTAGGACTTCCAGCTATCAATAGTGAGCAAGAAAAATATATAGTTGCAGAATTTAATAAACAACGAGTAGTTTTCCATGTTGACAATGTTACGCAGATTCATCGGATTTCTTGGAACCAAATAGAAAAGCCCTCCAATATTTATCAAGGTGGAACTTCTCATGTAATAGGTGTTATTAAACGAGATGATGTAATGATCCTCTTACTAGATTTTGAGAAAATTATTGTAGATATTAACCCGGAGTCGGGTATAAATGTAGATTCTGTCAAAAAACTAGGTCATCGAGAGCGTTCCAATAAGAAAATAGTCGTTGCCGAAGATTCTCCACTTCTGCGAAAGCTATTACATGATACATTAAACGAAGCAGGCTACGTTAATCTGGAATTTTTCGAAAATGGAAAGGACACTCTTAACTATTTAGAACAATTAGAAAAAGTGTCACCAGATATTTCGGAACATGTTCAAATAGTGGTGACAGACATTGAAATGCCTCAAATGGATGGACATGCTTTAACGAGAAATATAAAAGAAAATAGCCACTTATCTAAACTTCCAGTACTTATTTTTAGTAGTTTAATAACGGATGATCTTCGTCATAAAGGCGATCAAGTGGGAGCGGAAGATCAAATTAGCAAACCTGAAATTGCAGAACTAGTATTAAAAATAGATAAATTTATATTATAA
- a CDS encoding TrkH family potassium uptake protein encodes MKQTKLRAKLKFTPAQVIVIYYFIAIAVSVLLLSLPGVHKPGVKVDFIDSLFTAVSAVSVTGLTAINISETYSVFGYVMIILILQLGGIGIMSLGTFIWLISGKKIGLRERQLIMVDHNQSSLSGVVHLIREIVKILIFIQILGGVLLTMYFTQYYDSLKEAFIHGIFTSVSATTNAGFDITGESLVPYHHDYFIQIITSILIVFGAIGFPVLIEVKEFLSNKNKNFRFSLFTKLTTITYGILLVFGTIMIYLLEMFNSFKGMPWHEKFFTAFFHSVSTRSAGLTTFDVTLFNEGTNLFMSALMFIGASPSSVGGGIRTTTFAIAILFLINFSRGKDNIQIFNREIQLVDVFRAFAVIILALTMVLVATILMSITEPDIPITTLIFEITSAFGTCGMSLGITEDLSNTGKITIMILMFIGRVGLISFLFTLGGKSNKTKYRYPKERVIIG; translated from the coding sequence ATGAAACAAACTAAACTAAGAGCCAAATTAAAATTTACTCCAGCTCAAGTGATTGTCATTTATTACTTTATAGCAATTGCTGTCTCTGTTCTTCTCCTGAGCCTTCCAGGTGTTCATAAACCTGGTGTAAAAGTAGATTTTATAGATAGCTTATTTACAGCGGTTAGTGCAGTTAGTGTTACTGGATTAACTGCCATAAATATTTCAGAGACATACAGTGTATTTGGATACGTCATGATAATACTTATTTTGCAACTAGGCGGAATCGGCATTATGTCTTTAGGAACCTTTATTTGGCTAATATCTGGAAAGAAAATTGGTTTGCGTGAGAGACAGTTAATTATGGTCGACCATAATCAATCTAGCTTATCGGGAGTTGTACACTTAATCCGAGAAATTGTGAAGATTCTAATATTTATACAAATTCTTGGTGGAGTGCTTTTAACCATGTATTTTACTCAGTATTATGATTCACTTAAAGAAGCCTTTATTCATGGGATATTTACTTCTGTGTCTGCTACAACAAATGCAGGGTTTGATATTACAGGCGAATCACTAGTCCCTTATCATCATGATTATTTCATTCAAATCATAACAAGTATATTAATTGTTTTTGGAGCGATTGGTTTCCCTGTATTAATAGAAGTTAAAGAGTTTCTTTCTAATAAAAACAAAAATTTTCGTTTCTCTTTATTTACAAAGCTAACAACTATTACGTATGGAATACTTTTGGTGTTTGGAACCATAATGATCTACTTGCTAGAAATGTTTAACTCCTTTAAAGGTATGCCTTGGCATGAAAAGTTTTTTACTGCCTTTTTTCACTCCGTTTCGACTCGTTCCGCGGGTTTAACGACATTTGATGTGACACTTTTCAACGAGGGTACAAATTTATTTATGAGTGCACTTATGTTCATTGGTGCTTCACCGAGTTCAGTTGGTGGGGGGATCAGAACAACAACCTTTGCAATCGCAATACTGTTTTTAATTAATTTCTCGAGAGGTAAAGATAATATTCAAATATTTAATCGTGAAATTCAGCTAGTTGATGTGTTTCGTGCATTTGCCGTTATTATCTTAGCCCTTACAATGGTGTTGGTAGCAACGATTTTAATGTCCATTACCGAGCCAGATATTCCTATTACAACCTTAATATTTGAAATCACATCTGCTTTCGGTACCTGTGGAATGTCATTAGGAATTACGGAAGATCTGTCGAATACTGGTAAAATAACTATAATGATCCTCATGTTCATCGGACGAGTAGGCTTAATTTCTTTCTTGTTTACATTAGGAGGAAAGAGTAATAAAACAAAATATCGCTATCCAAAAGAACGTGTCATCATTGGTTAA
- a CDS encoding MoxR family ATPase — MLNISLLQDELNKAIVGREKEINFMLMGLLVQGHVLLESVPGSGKTMMAKSFADAIQGEFKRLQFTPDVLPSDVTGISFFHPQKQSFILRVGPVMSNILLADEINRATPRTQSSLLEAMEEKQVTIDGETIKLLSPFMVIATQNPVESQQGTFPLPAAQLDRFLFKLTIDYPTLEEERIILQKFGRAPGEIKTKKIVSLEQVEAWSKEVKEVVVHEDILTYIIQIVHKTRSHPYIELGLSSRASLALLQAAKASAFINGRMYVTPDDVKNVIEPVCLHRMKLSSQGMLIHNLAEIMRELVCEIEVPVEANVR; from the coding sequence ATGCTCAATATATCACTACTTCAAGATGAATTGAACAAGGCTATTGTCGGTAGGGAAAAAGAAATTAACTTTATGCTCATGGGATTATTAGTACAGGGGCATGTTCTGTTAGAAAGTGTGCCAGGCTCAGGAAAAACAATGATGGCTAAATCGTTTGCAGATGCAATTCAAGGAGAATTTAAAAGACTCCAATTTACTCCTGATGTATTACCTTCTGATGTCACGGGCATAAGTTTTTTCCATCCACAAAAACAATCATTTATCCTTCGAGTTGGTCCTGTGATGAGTAATATTTTACTTGCGGATGAAATTAATCGAGCTACTCCACGTACTCAATCTAGTTTGTTAGAGGCAATGGAAGAAAAACAAGTGACGATAGATGGGGAAACGATTAAGCTACTATCACCCTTTATGGTTATTGCAACACAAAATCCAGTGGAATCTCAGCAAGGAACGTTTCCTCTCCCAGCTGCACAATTAGATCGGTTTTTATTTAAACTAACAATTGATTACCCGACATTGGAAGAGGAAAGAATTATTTTACAAAAGTTCGGTCGAGCTCCTGGAGAAATTAAAACGAAAAAAATCGTTTCATTGGAACAAGTGGAAGCATGGTCAAAGGAAGTGAAAGAAGTAGTCGTTCATGAGGATATTTTAACGTACATTATACAAATTGTGCACAAGACAAGGAGCCATCCATACATAGAGCTTGGATTGAGTAGTCGTGCATCTCTAGCATTACTACAAGCTGCAAAAGCAAGTGCATTTATTAATGGAAGAATGTATGTTACACCTGACGATGTAAAAAATGTAATAGAACCTGTATGTCTTCACCGTATGAAACTTTCTTCACAAGGAATGCTCATTCATAATTTAGCAGAAATAATGAGAGAGCTAGTTTGTGAGATTGAAGTTCCAGTTGAGGCTAATGTTCGATGA
- a CDS encoding DUF2187 family protein, with translation MKIAEVGNIIEFKDGLQGIVEKVNENSVIVDLTYMENFNELEIEEKTVINHKRYKILYSNED, from the coding sequence ATGAAAATTGCTGAAGTCGGTAATATTATTGAATTTAAGGATGGACTTCAAGGTATTGTTGAAAAGGTTAATGAAAACTCTGTAATAGTTGATTTAACCTATATGGAGAACTTTAACGAGCTTGAAATAGAAGAAAAGACGGTAATCAATCATAAGCGTTATAAGATATTATATAGTAACGAAGATTAA
- a CDS encoding DUF58 domain-containing protein, with translation MNWTRQDLGMKNTRIYVDLLVFTCIFSLFFKQYLLLSVLSFLLIIALLQVYYYKKVGKKLELINEKKRVRLIKDSTSHIVLTFQNKGLPIWNATLLISFQSAIAPNGISNTTNAGFHEVKVPFSIGYKKSVKVKIPIKGIRRGLARIKQIEVQIPHPLTEGSVWLDFKPFILMDAIVFPQMYTIDEEFTPSKLKQGHLELTSSLYDDPFFPIGTREYEPGDQFHHIHWKASAKMQQLQTKVFTKVANVSVLFLVNVVEKYRVVEDFEEKIEWLASHIDACYKEDIPFSFAINIRAYGKIPFVYLPIGSGDTHRIQALELLSLLSISDFFVPFERIITYIETHEELPVAVYVMTHELEQFLPLLTHWERRTNVLYRTDVSKGGNYDTSLYPPD, from the coding sequence ATGAATTGGACTCGTCAAGATCTAGGTATGAAGAATACGAGAATATATGTAGATCTTCTTGTATTCACATGTATTTTTAGTCTTTTCTTTAAACAATATCTCTTGTTATCTGTTCTTTCTTTTTTACTAATTATTGCTCTCTTGCAAGTGTACTATTATAAAAAAGTAGGAAAAAAGTTAGAACTGATAAATGAAAAAAAGAGAGTTCGTTTAATTAAAGATTCCACGTCTCACATTGTACTAACTTTCCAAAATAAAGGATTGCCCATTTGGAATGCAACTCTCTTAATATCATTTCAATCTGCTATAGCACCTAATGGAATTTCAAATACAACAAATGCTGGTTTTCATGAGGTAAAAGTTCCTTTCTCTATTGGCTATAAAAAGAGTGTAAAAGTAAAAATCCCAATAAAAGGTATTCGAAGAGGTCTTGCTAGGATAAAACAAATCGAGGTTCAAATCCCACATCCTTTAACGGAGGGATCGGTATGGTTGGACTTTAAGCCGTTTATATTAATGGATGCGATTGTGTTCCCACAGATGTATACCATTGACGAAGAGTTTACTCCATCTAAATTGAAGCAAGGTCATTTAGAATTAACTTCTTCCTTATATGATGATCCTTTTTTTCCTATTGGAACAAGAGAGTATGAACCAGGAGATCAATTTCACCATATTCATTGGAAGGCTAGTGCGAAAATGCAACAGCTTCAAACCAAGGTATTTACAAAAGTAGCAAACGTCTCCGTATTATTTCTTGTAAATGTTGTGGAGAAGTATAGAGTAGTTGAAGATTTTGAAGAAAAAATTGAGTGGCTCGCCTCTCATATAGATGCCTGTTATAAAGAAGACATCCCCTTCTCTTTTGCAATAAATATACGTGCATATGGAAAAATCCCTTTTGTTTATTTACCAATAGGAAGTGGAGATACGCATCGCATTCAAGCATTAGAGCTTCTATCTTTATTGTCAATTAGTGATTTTTTCGTTCCATTTGAAAGGATCATTACTTACATAGAAACCCATGAGGAGCTCCCTGTTGCGGTTTATGTTATGACACATGAGTTAGAACAGTTTTTGCCTTTACTAACTCATTGGGAGCGTCGGACAAATGTTTTGTACCGAACGGATGTAAGTAAAGGGGGAAATTATGATACTTCACTCTACCCACCAGATTAA
- a CDS encoding CPBP family intramembrane glutamic endopeptidase gives MFRQIPIIGLILSLCLAYAFNWLTFSNDKVFWYFYTFTVLFLMSLAFYYAKIEDSLRTTHYVILGLAFGAITYALFVLGYKAIDITPFMSTKSVTAFLSKFGPVAIWQYLLLLLIIAPGEELFWRGYIQHQLKRWLSPVFSIILSSVLYGFSFVFSGFPLGIFAAFMTGIIFGILYEWKKSMPLIILSHITLLVLLFLVLPLR, from the coding sequence ATGTTTCGTCAAATACCAATAATCGGATTAATACTTTCACTTTGTTTAGCCTATGCTTTTAATTGGCTAACATTTTCAAATGACAAAGTATTTTGGTATTTCTACACATTTACCGTATTATTTCTCATGTCATTGGCTTTCTATTACGCTAAAATAGAAGATAGCTTAAGAACAACTCATTATGTCATACTTGGGCTGGCTTTTGGAGCGATCACATATGCTTTATTTGTTTTAGGTTATAAAGCTATTGATATTACCCCATTTATGTCCACAAAGAGTGTGACAGCCTTTTTAAGTAAGTTTGGACCTGTTGCCATATGGCAATACCTTTTACTTTTACTTATCATTGCTCCTGGAGAAGAATTATTTTGGAGAGGTTATATTCAACATCAGTTGAAAAGATGGCTCTCCCCAGTGTTTTCCATTATTTTAAGTTCTGTACTATATGGTTTTTCATTCGTCTTTAGTGGTTTTCCGTTAGGTATTTTTGCTGCGTTCATGACGGGTATTATTTTCGGCATTTTATATGAATGGAAAAAAAGTATGCCTCTTATCATATTATCCCATATTACGCTATTAGTACTATTATTTTTAGTACTTCCACTTCGTTGA
- a CDS encoding ATP-binding protein yields the protein MLAEYKYKQKFEHVFQLFSCGLILINEKGTILEANSHIEKIFQISRDELLTMNALQLFEIFLATEENKKVLMEELFQNGYAELFSEVRTFIGEYKYIHLIVSKQNDTNIYLTEIYDESEKMNMKRRLDHTESLSALGQLAASIAHEIRNPITSLKGFTQLLLKTATEDSKRYLNVIDDEIQRMEEILTEFLQISKPVNTEYTYFEVQWLMKEVVNFMAPQALMQGIDIVILLEINNGSKIFGNRNLLKQVFINSIKNAIESMPDGGKIRINIKCVDNNYINVEIHDQGQGIAGNDLDKIFDPFFTTKNTGTGLGLSHVSKVIEAHGGTIEVSSTVGKGTTFKFILPLHIGS from the coding sequence TTGTTAGCTGAGTATAAGTACAAGCAAAAATTTGAACATGTCTTTCAGCTTTTTTCGTGTGGGCTAATTTTAATAAATGAAAAAGGAACAATATTAGAAGCTAATTCACATATCGAAAAAATTTTCCAAATAAGCAGAGATGAACTCCTCACGATGAATGCTTTACAGCTTTTTGAAATATTTTTAGCAACAGAAGAAAACAAAAAAGTATTAATGGAAGAATTATTTCAAAATGGATATGCAGAGCTATTTAGTGAGGTTCGAACATTTATAGGTGAATATAAGTATATCCATTTGATTGTTTCCAAACAAAATGACACAAACATTTATTTAACGGAAATATATGATGAATCGGAAAAAATGAATATGAAAAGACGTCTCGACCATACTGAATCCCTTAGCGCTCTTGGACAACTCGCTGCAAGTATTGCCCATGAAATACGTAATCCAATAACTTCCCTAAAAGGGTTTACCCAATTATTATTAAAAACAGCAACAGAAGATAGTAAACGATACTTAAACGTTATTGATGATGAAATTCAAAGAATGGAAGAAATTCTGACTGAGTTTTTACAAATTTCCAAGCCAGTTAATACAGAGTATACTTATTTTGAAGTGCAATGGTTAATGAAGGAAGTAGTAAATTTTATGGCACCACAAGCGTTAATGCAAGGAATTGATATCGTTATACTATTAGAAATTAATAATGGAAGTAAAATATTTGGAAATCGAAATTTATTGAAACAAGTATTTATCAATTCAATAAAAAATGCTATTGAATCGATGCCGGATGGTGGGAAAATTCGCATTAATATCAAATGTGTTGATAATAATTATATAAATGTTGAAATACACGATCAAGGCCAAGGAATTGCAGGTAATGACTTAGACAAAATCTTTGATCCATTCTTCACTACAAAAAATACTGGGACTGGCCTAGGATTGTCTCATGTGTCCAAGGTTATAGAGGCACATGGGGGCACTATTGAAGTAAGTAGCACAGTAGGAAAAGGAACAACATTTAAATTTATCCTTCCACTACACATCGGTTCCTAA
- a CDS encoding aspartyl-phosphate phosphatase Spo0E family protein, with product MLESFLNKLEYTREKMIQSAIEKGVTNRETIQLSEELDHLLNEFQSQVKQHSKLDKAE from the coding sequence ATGTTAGAATCTTTTTTAAATAAATTAGAGTATACTAGAGAAAAAATGATTCAATCCGCAATTGAAAAAGGTGTGACAAATAGAGAAACTATTCAGCTTAGTGAGGAATTGGATCATTTATTAAATGAATTTCAATCACAAGTAAAACAGCATAGCAAATTGGATAAAGCTGAGTAG
- a CDS encoding NAD(P)-dependent oxidoreductase, whose translation MTEHLKIGFIGTGVMGKSLVKHLLKAGHEVVIYTRTKEKAEELITIGASWVEHASDVAENVHIIFTMVGYPHDVEEIYFGINGIFSVENKGLVVIDMTTSTPTLAKKINITAKEKGMLSLDAPVSGGDIGAQLGKLSIMCGGDKETFEQVLPVLNLFGETILYQGAAGAGQHTKMCNQITIATGMIGVCEALAYGKKAGLDLEHVLRSISTGAAGSWSLSNLGPRMITENYEPGFYIKHFVKDMKIALEEAENMNLQLPGLQLAKSMYDELIAKGYENNGTQTLIKTYE comes from the coding sequence ATGACAGAGCATTTAAAAATTGGTTTTATTGGTACGGGTGTTATGGGGAAAAGTTTAGTAAAGCATTTATTGAAAGCAGGTCATGAAGTCGTTATTTATACAAGAACGAAAGAGAAAGCCGAGGAATTAATAACAATAGGTGCATCTTGGGTAGAGCATGCAAGTGATGTAGCTGAAAATGTACATATTATTTTTACAATGGTAGGTTATCCGCATGATGTAGAAGAGATCTATTTTGGAATAAACGGTATTTTTTCTGTGGAAAACAAAGGTCTAGTTGTAATTGATATGACTACGTCTACTCCAACTCTTGCAAAAAAAATCAATATAACAGCAAAAGAGAAAGGAATGCTCTCATTAGATGCCCCAGTTTCCGGTGGAGATATCGGTGCGCAATTAGGTAAACTTTCCATTATGTGTGGAGGAGATAAAGAAACATTTGAACAAGTGCTGCCTGTATTAAATCTTTTTGGCGAAACAATTTTATATCAAGGTGCTGCTGGAGCAGGTCAACATACGAAAATGTGCAATCAAATTACGATTGCTACAGGGATGATTGGGGTTTGTGAAGCACTTGCCTATGGGAAAAAGGCTGGACTAGACTTAGAACATGTCCTACGGTCTATCTCAACTGGAGCAGCTGGATCATGGTCTTTAAGTAATTTAGGACCTCGAATGATTACCGAAAATTACGAACCTGGATTTTATATTAAACATTTTGTAAAAGATATGAAAATAGCCCTAGAAGAAGCTGAAAACATGAATTTACAATTACCAGGATTGCAACTGGCAAAATCTATGTACGATGAGTTAATAGCAAAAGGTTACGAAAATAATGGAACCCAGACTTTAATAAAAACATACGAATGA
- a CDS encoding B12-binding domain-containing radical SAM protein — translation MNIILTTLNAKFIHTNLALRCLKAYAEPEYSPLIVEYTIKDPTFNIVADLYQKKPDIVGFSCYIWNIEETIKVIKMLKTVDPSITVVLGGPEVSYDTNVWLRQVKEIDYIVVGEGEHSFKELLNYLHEKQTLKDVPGVAYVHDDKFMLNPLPPKLDLRDSPSSYRFEEDLPNLSKRIAYIETSRGCPFSCQFCLSSIEVGVRYFNRDKVKDDIRYLMANGAKTIKFVDRTFNISRSYAMEMFQFLMDEHIPGVVFQFEITADIMRPEVIQFLNDNAPAGLFRFEIGVQSTNDLTNELVKRRQNFDKLKRTVTMVKSGGKIDQHLDLIAGLPEEDYDSFTRTFNEVFEMRPEELQLGFLKLLRGTGLRVEAEKYGYVYVDQAPYEIFSNNVLTFTDILRIKQVEDVLEKYWNAHRMDHTLEYLFAHVFDTPFDFFQQFGTFWEEKNWSKIGHQLEDLYTRLFAFLDGLDSISVPTIQSVMKLDYLSKQKFQPRKPWWENDINKEEQSTLYKQILENPSIAGEEFVLLGLNERELFKQTFVTPISICVDSYKQGIIKEREGYLLTTFGKSASPHFSFIQTK, via the coding sequence ATGAACATTATATTAACAACCTTGAATGCAAAGTTCATTCACACTAATTTAGCGCTTCGTTGCTTAAAGGCTTATGCAGAACCTGAATATTCCCCCCTTATAGTTGAATACACCATTAAAGATCCAACATTCAATATAGTTGCTGATTTATATCAAAAAAAGCCTGATATAGTTGGATTTAGTTGCTATATTTGGAACATTGAAGAGACGATAAAAGTGATCAAGATGTTAAAAACAGTAGACCCATCCATTACGGTCGTTTTAGGCGGGCCTGAAGTCTCATACGATACAAACGTATGGCTACGACAAGTGAAAGAAATTGATTATATTGTCGTTGGTGAAGGAGAACATTCTTTTAAAGAATTGCTAAACTATCTACATGAAAAACAAACTTTAAAAGATGTACCTGGAGTAGCTTATGTGCATGACGACAAATTTATGCTTAATCCGCTACCACCAAAGTTAGATTTAAGAGATTCCCCTTCCTCCTATCGCTTTGAAGAAGATCTTCCCAATCTCTCTAAACGAATTGCATACATTGAAACAAGTCGTGGTTGCCCGTTTTCGTGTCAATTTTGCTTGTCCTCTATTGAAGTTGGCGTAAGATATTTTAATCGAGATAAAGTAAAAGACGATATTCGCTATTTAATGGCGAATGGTGCCAAAACAATTAAATTCGTTGATAGAACATTTAACATCAGTAGAAGCTACGCAATGGAAATGTTTCAATTTCTGATGGATGAACATATACCAGGAGTTGTATTTCAATTTGAGATTACAGCTGACATTATGAGACCTGAAGTAATACAATTTTTAAATGATAACGCTCCAGCTGGACTTTTCCGCTTTGAAATCGGCGTTCAGTCCACAAATGATTTGACGAATGAGCTCGTAAAACGAAGACAAAACTTCGATAAGCTAAAACGCACGGTAACAATGGTTAAAAGTGGCGGCAAAATTGATCAGCATCTAGACTTAATTGCAGGTCTTCCTGAAGAAGATTACGACTCGTTTACGAGAACTTTTAATGAAGTATTTGAAATGCGTCCCGAGGAATTGCAACTAGGATTTTTAAAGTTACTTCGTGGTACAGGTCTCCGAGTAGAAGCAGAGAAATATGGTTACGTCTATGTAGATCAAGCTCCTTACGAAATTTTCTCTAATAATGTGTTAACATTTACTGATATTTTGCGCATTAAACAGGTAGAGGATGTATTAGAAAAGTATTGGAATGCACACCGAATGGACCATACACTGGAATATTTATTTGCTCATGTGTTTGATACACCATTTGACTTTTTCCAACAATTTGGGACGTTCTGGGAAGAGAAAAACTGGTCGAAAATTGGCCATCAATTAGAAGATCTATATACACGATTATTTGCATTCTTAGACGGACTAGATAGTATTTCTGTACCAACCATCCAAAGTGTCATGAAACTCGATTATTTATCTAAACAAAAGTTCCAACCTCGTAAACCTTGGTGGGAAAATGACATAAATAAAGAAGAACAATCTACATTATACAAGCAAATATTAGAGAATCCTTCTATTGCTGGTGAAGAATTTGTGTTATTAGGTTTAAATGAACGAGAGCTATTTAAGCAAACATTTGTCACTCCAATCTCTATTTGTGTTGATTCTTATAAGCAAGGAATTATTAAAGAAAGAGAAGGATACCTTCTAACTACATTTGGTAAAAGTGCATCCCCTCATTTTTCTTTTATCCAAACGAAATAA
- a CDS encoding TerC family protein has translation MDIAILLEYGWVLLVLVGLEGLLAADNAVVMAVMVKHLPKVQQKKALFYGLLGAFVFRFLALFMITFLVNIWQVQAIGAAYLLFISIKHIYDQRKKPDSHMEDEEKESKGSGFWFTVLKVELADIAFAIDSMLAAVAIAVTLPHLGNFEIGGINGGQFTVMFLGGVMGLIIMRFAAHKFVQLLERYPTLETAAFLIVGWVGVKLTVLTLSHPGVGILDEDFPHSTPWTITFWVVLLSIALGGYLLGVVKNKNHSA, from the coding sequence ATGGATATAGCAATTTTATTAGAGTATGGTTGGGTTCTACTTGTACTAGTCGGACTAGAGGGATTACTTGCAGCTGACAATGCAGTCGTTATGGCTGTAATGGTGAAACATTTACCGAAAGTACAACAGAAAAAAGCGTTATTTTACGGACTATTAGGTGCGTTCGTATTTAGATTTTTAGCGTTATTCATGATTACATTCTTGGTGAATATTTGGCAGGTTCAAGCGATAGGAGCAGCTTACTTACTATTTATTTCGATTAAACATATTTATGATCAACGGAAGAAACCAGATTCGCATATGGAGGATGAAGAAAAGGAATCAAAAGGATCAGGTTTTTGGTTTACTGTTTTAAAAGTAGAGCTTGCAGATATTGCTTTTGCAATCGACTCAATGCTTGCTGCAGTTGCTATCGCAGTTACGTTACCACATTTAGGTAACTTTGAAATTGGTGGTATTAACGGTGGGCAATTTACAGTTATGTTCCTAGGCGGGGTTATGGGTCTTATCATTATGCGATTCGCTGCACATAAATTTGTTCAATTGCTAGAGAGATATCCAACACTTGAAACTGCAGCTTTTTTAATCGTAGGTTGGGTAGGGGTTAAACTAACGGTATTAACACTTTCCCATCCGGGTGTAGGAATATTGGATGAGGACTTTCCGCATTCGACACCATGGACGATTACATTCTGGGTTGTGCTACTTTCAATTGCGCTTGGTGGTTACTTACTAGGTGTTGTGAAGAATAAGAATCATAGTGCTTAA
- a CDS encoding MarR family transcriptional regulator, whose protein sequence is MTIEQSNSALKLFIVLSRAHKVIHECTNHFIQKNGINPTEFAVLELLYHKGKQPLQQIGNKILLASGSITYVVDKLEGRGYISRISSATDRRVTYAEITNEGSKFMDELFPRHEEQLVELMNALSEEEKEQVIALLKKLGLSIKNLSY, encoded by the coding sequence ATGACAATTGAACAATCGAACAGTGCCTTAAAATTATTTATTGTACTGTCACGCGCTCATAAAGTAATTCATGAATGTACGAATCATTTTATTCAGAAAAATGGCATAAATCCAACGGAATTTGCAGTGCTAGAGCTCTTATATCATAAAGGTAAACAGCCCCTCCAACAGATTGGTAACAAAATTTTGCTGGCGAGTGGCTCTATTACTTATGTAGTAGATAAATTAGAGGGGCGTGGATATATTAGCCGCATCTCAAGTGCCACCGATCGACGTGTAACATATGCAGAAATCACTAACGAAGGAAGCAAGTTTATGGACGAGCTCTTTCCTCGTCACGAGGAACAATTAGTGGAATTAATGAATGCTTTATCAGAGGAAGAAAAAGAACAAGTAATTGCACTCTTGAAGAAGCTAGGTTTATCGATTAAAAATTTATCGTATTAA